The following proteins are encoded in a genomic region of Brachypodium distachyon strain Bd21 chromosome 1, Brachypodium_distachyon_v3.0, whole genome shotgun sequence:
- the LOC104582016 gene encoding uncharacterized protein LOC104582016 — MSTPPPLKKMHYADGEVHLDEGVVGEILLRLPAASLLRCRAVCTAWRRLADSPEFLAAHARHRPVEILLYKRFEVGPDGVRRQALYGRGDEVHLDALAVVPGSGSHRRRRLARYPVVDKNPEYLSRPYCSLVASCDGLLLLGRGAGSGLRPYDPYLVCNPATRQWTQLPRLTAAAGEQPLGIVPAHLEVR; from the coding sequence ATGTCGACGCCCCCGCCCCTCAAGAAGATGCACTACGCAGACGGCGAGGTCCACCTCGACGAGGGCGTCGTGGGCGAGATCCTGCtgcggctgccggcggcgtcgctcctccgctgccgcgcCGTCTGCACGGCCTGGCGCCGCCTCGCCGACTCCCCGGAGTTCCTCGCGGCGCACGCGCGCCACCGCCCGGTCGAGATCCTCCTGTACAAGAGGTTCGAGGTCGGGCCCGACGGCGTCCGTCGCCAGGCCCTCTACGGCCGCGGCGACGAGGTGCACCTGGACGCGCTGGCCGTCGTCCCCGGCTCCGGCAgccatcggcgccggcggctcgcGCGCTACCCGGTGGTAGACAAGAACCCCGAGTACTTGTCCAGGCCCTATTGCTCCCTGGTCGCCTCCtgcgacggcctcctcctcctcggccgcggcgccggctccggccTGAGGCCGTACGACCCGTACCTCGTCTGCAACCCGGCCACGCGGCAGTGGACCCAGCTCCCGCGcctgaccgccgccgccggcgagcagccGCTTGGGATCGTCCCCGCCCACCTCGAGGTCCGGTAG
- the LOC104583530 gene encoding uncharacterized protein LOC104583530, with protein MPTGEPPPLKKMRAADGEGEGGSQVHLDEGMVGEILLRLPARSVLRCRAVSTAWRRVADSPEFLAAHALRRPIEVLLYTRPVHGCGEEDLGLDALAVVSGSGDRDRRRRLASIPAMPHRCGPRPCCCLLASCDGLLLLGHGRGNEFQPYASYLVCNPATRQWTQLPRVTAEFAAAGKRPGHGPARLEFRESGFYHHAPSGEYRLLCHVTPDGGAQAPYYCVLSAGAGEPRRLMHATRIEQTMAIVPGSDPPKLQFWNFENLMTPAALGGRLHWLQHMEAGLTESMVAFDTEAETFCRMPPPPVACKGHSRLLIADRDTLMAAELGDLAFNLWALEGYTGGSDEMTSWVLRHRVEVSWRAERPSVVSDVGDGSGDVVLGSSYGVVAYNVRSGAARRVVIDDEEEDVSERSDDEKLLLSRSVLKESLVRHGFFGARPHPGLPLFNA; from the coding sequence ATGCCAACGGGGGAGCCGCCGCCCCTCAAGAAGATgcgcgccgccgacggcgagggcgagggcggGAGCCAGGTTCACCTGGACGAGGGCATGGTGGGCGAGATCCTGCTGCGGCTTCCGGCAAGGTCCGTCCTGCGCTGCCGCGCCGTCAGCACGGCCTGGCGCCGCGTCGCCGACTCCCCGGAGTTCCTCGCCGCGCACGCGCTCCGCCGCCCCATCGAGGTGCTCCTGTACACCAGGCCCGTCCACGGCTGCGGCGAGGAGGATCTGGGCCTCGACGCGCTGGCCGTCGTCTCCGGATCCGGTGACCGcgaccggcgccggcggctcgcGAGCATCCCGGCGATGCCCCACCGCTGCGGGCCCAGGCCCTGCTGTTGTCTGCTCGCTTCCTGCGACGGGCTTCTTCTActtggccatggccgcggcaACGAGTTCCAGCCGTACGCGTCCTACCTCGTCTGCAACCCGGCCACGCGGCAGTGGACCCAGCTCCCGCGCGTCACCGCCGAATTTGCCGCTGCCGGCAAGCGGCCCGGGCATGGCCCCGCCCGTCTCGAGTTCCGGGAGTCCGGGTTCTACCACCACGCGCCGTCCGGGGAGTACAGGCTCCTCTGCCACGTCacgccggacggcggcgcgcaggCGCCGTACTACTGCGTcctctccgccggcgccggagagcCACGGCGGCTGATGCACGCCACACGCATAGAGCAGACCATGGCCATCGTGCCAGGCTCCGACCCACCGAAGCTGCAGTTCTGGAACTTCGAGAACCTCATGACGCCCGCGGCGCTCGGCGGGCGCCTGCACTGGCTGCAGCACATGGAAGCCGGGCTCACGGAGTCCATGGTGGCGTTCGACACCGAGGCAGAGACTTTCTGCCGAatgccgccaccgcccgtgGCGTGCAAGGGGCACTCCCGCCTGCTCATCGCGGACAGGGACACGCTCATGGCGGCCGAGCTCGGTGACCTAGCGTTCAACCTGTGGGCGCTCGAGGGCTACACCGGCGGCAGCGATGAGATGACTAGTTGGGTGCTCCGGCACCGCGTGGAGGTGTCGTGGCGCGCGGAGAGGCCGTCGGTGGTATCTGACGTCGGAGACGGATCGGGCGACGTCGTCCTGGGCTCGAGCTACGGCGTGGTGGCATACAACGTGaggagcggcgcggcgagaCGGGTTGTCAtcgatgacgaggaggaggatgtgTCGGAGAGGAGCGACGACGAGAAGCTTCTCTTGTCGCGGAGCGTGCTCAAGGAGAGCCTCGTCCGGCATGGGTTCTTCGGTGCAAGGCCGCACCCCGGCTTGCCATTGTTCAATGCTTAG
- the LOC100841812 gene encoding probable nucleolar protein 5-2, producing the protein MLVLFETPAGFALFKVLDEGKLSKVEDLWKDFASSDKARKVVELKAFNKFENTSDALSAATLLIDSKPSKGLRKFLQKHCDGETLAVADSKLGNAIKEKLKIDCRHDSAVMELMRGLRSQLTELMSGLAEHDLGPMSLGLSHSLSRYKLKFSPEKVDTMIIQAIGLLDDLDKELNTYAMRVREWYGWHFPELTKIVADNIHYAKAVKMMGNRVNAVNLDFSEILPEEVEAELKEAAVISMGTEVNDLDLLNIRELCDQVLALSEYRAQLYDYLKSRMNTIAPNLTALVGELVGARLIAHGGSLMNLAKQPGSTIQILGAEKALFRALKTKHATPKYGLIYHASLIGQAAPKHKGKISRSLAAKTALAIRYDALADGDDNSMGLESRIKLETRLRVLEGKELGRSAGSAKGKPKIEAYEKDRKGAGALITPAKTYNPASDLVLGKSTEETPKKSEVASKKRKHEEAEPTKEATEADGEQEKEKSKKKKKKSKDSEESPAADADGGEKKKKKKNKESEEAPLADADGEKKKKKKKSDAQDVPMETDESSKKEKKKKKKHADE; encoded by the exons ATGTTGGTGCTGTTCGAGACGCCCGCGGGGTTCGCCCTCTTCAAGGTGCTGGACGAGGGGAAGCTCAGCAAAGTCGAG gaCCTGTGGAAGGATTTTGCCTCGTCGGACAAGGCGAGAAAG GTGGTTGAGCTGAAGGCTTTCAACAAGTTTGAGAATACCTCTGATGCTCTCTCAGCAGCTACTTTGCTAATTGATAGCAAGCCTAGCAAGGGTCTGCGTAAGTTCCTGCAGAAGCACTGCGATGGCGAAACGTTGGCTGTTGCTGACTCAAAACTTGGGAATGCTATCAAAGAAAAGCTG AAAATTGATTGCCGTCATGATTCTGCTGTGATGGAACTGATGAGAGGGTTGAGAAGTCAGCTCACTGAACTTATGTCTGGACTGGCAGAACATGATCTAGGTCCAATGAGCCTAGGATTGTCCCACAGTTTGTCTAGGTATAAGCTGAAGTTCAGCCCTGAAAAG GTTGACACTATGATCATTCAGGCCATTGGCTTGCTGGATGATCTTGACAAGGAGCTTAATACTTATGCCATGAGGGTCCGTGAATGGTATGGTTGGCACTTTCCAGAGCTCACCAAAATTGTTGCAGATAATATTCATTACGCGAAAGCTGTGAAGATGATGGGCAATCGTGTTAATGCAGTTAACCTTGATTTCTCTGAG ATACTACCTGAAGAAGTTGAAGCGGAGCTAAAGGAGGCAGCTGTAATTTCCATGGGTACAGAAGTTAATGATCTCGACCTACTAAACATTAGGGAGCTGTGTGATCAAGTTCTGGCTCTTTCTGAGTACAGAGCCCAGCTCTATGACTATCTAAAAAGTAGGATGAATACCATTGCTCCCAATTTGACTGCACTTGTTGGTGAACTTGTTGGCGCTCGCCTTATTGCACATGGTGGTAGTTTGATGAATTTGGCGAAGCAGCCTGGCAGCACAATTCAGATACTGGGGGCTGAGAAG GCCTTATTCAGAGCTCTGAAGACAAAGCATGCTACACCAAAGTACGGTCTCATCTATCATGCATCATTAATAGGACAGGCGGCTCCAAAGCACAAGGGGAAGATCTCTCGTTCACTTGCTGCAAAGACTGCACTTGCCATACGATATGATGCCCTTGCTGATGGTGATGATAACTCCATGGGTCTTGAAAGCAGGATCAAG CTTGAAACACGCCTTCGAGTCCTTGAGGGTAAAGAACTTGGGAGGTCTGCGGGTTCTGCAAAAGGAAAGCCCAAGATAGAAGCATATGAAAAGGACAGGAAGGGTGCTGGAGCTTTAATAACACCTGCTAAA ACTTACAACCCAGCATCAGATCTTGTGCTCGGAAAATCCACCGAAGAAACACCAAAGAAGTCAGAAGTCGCTTCAAAGAAGAGGAAGCACGAAGAAGCAGAACCCACAAAGGAGGCAACTGAAGCGGATGGCGAGCAGGAGAAAGAGAAatccaagaaaaagaagaagaaatccaAGGACAGTGAGGAGTCACCAGCTGCTGATGCGGATGGCggtgagaagaaaaagaaaaagaagaacaaggaaaGTGAGGAAGCCCCTTTAGCTGATGCAGatggcgagaagaagaaaaagaagaagaaatcgGACGCCCAGGATGTTCCTATGGAAACCGACGAGTCCAGcaagaaggagaaaaagaagaagaagaagcatgcTGACGAGTGA
- the LOC100842107 gene encoding probable serine/threonine-protein kinase At1g54610 translates to MGCVHGRPSAASTPSPDASSSRRRNPQRQEGVAASAAAPEAAEGDGEKVERSAAVAVKRERRSRSSRHAPPAAEVRLGGSFANKARGEQVAAGWPAWLSAVAGEAINGWTPRRADSFEKIDKIGQGTYSNVYKARDSLSGKIVALKKVRFDNLEPESVRFMAREILILRRLDHPNVIKLDGLVTSRMSCSLYLVFDYMVHDLAGLAASPDIKFTLPQVKCYVHQLLSGLEHCHNQGVLHRDIKGSNLLLDDHGVLKIGDFGLASFFDPNHKQPMTSRVVTLWYRPPELLLGATDYGVGVDLWSAGCILAELLAGKPIMPGRTEVEQLHKIFKLCGSPAEEYWKKSKLPHATIFKPQQPYKRRIADTFKDFPQSAIRLIETLLSIDPADRLTATSALNSDFFTTEPHACDPSSLPQYPPSKEMDAKKRDEEARRLRAAGGRPNGDGARKTRTRDRPRAVPAPEANAELQLNIDKRRLITHANAKSKSEKFPPPHQDGALGYPLGCSNHMEPTFEPPDPSSFSTVFPYDKSSVPTWSGPLVEASGGNQKRKHKSGRSSKQPSTARAR, encoded by the exons ATGGGCTGCGTGCACGGCCGCccgtccgccgcctccacccccAGCCCcgacgcctcctcctcccgacgCCGAAATCCGCAGCGGCAGGAGGGGGTCGctgcctctgctgctgctcctgaggcggcggagggggatGGCGAGAAGGTCGAGCGGTCGGCGGCTGTGGCGGTGAAGAGGGAGCGGCGGTCGCGGTCGTCGCGgcacgcgccgccggcggccgaggTCCGCCTCGGGGGCAGCTTCGCGAACAAGGCGCGCGGGGAgcaggtcgccgccggctggccCGCCTGGctctccgccgtcgccggcgaggccatcAACGGCTGgaccccgcgccgcgccgactCCTTCGAGAAGATCGACAAG ATCGGGCAAGGGACGTACAGCAATGTGTACAAGGCGCGGGACTCGCTGAGCGGCAAGATCGTGGCGCTCAAGAAGGTGCGGTTCGACAACCTGGAGCCCGAGAGCGTGCGCTTCATGGCCCGGGAGATCCtcatcctccgccgcctcgaccACCCCAACGTCATCAAGCTCGACGGCCTCGTCACCTCTCGCATGTCCTGCAGCCTCTACCTCGTCTTCGACTACATGGTCCACGAcctcgccggcctcgccgccagcCCCGACATCAAGTTCACTCTGCCCCAG GTCAAGTGCTATGTGCATCAGTTGTTGTCAGGGCTGGAGCACTGCCACAACCAGGGAGTGCTGCATCGCGACATCAAGGGGTCGAACCTGCTCTTGGATGACCATGGTGTGCTCAAGATTGGGGACTTTGGTCTGGCATCCTTCTTCGACCCGAACCATAAACAACCGATGACCAGTCGGGTGGTGACGCTGTGGTACCGGCCACCAGAGTTGCTATTGGGTGCTACAGACTATGGAGTGGGTGTGGACTTGTGGAGCGCCGGATGTATCCTTGCCGAGTTGCTAGCTGGGAAGCCTATTATGCCGGGACGGACCGAG GTGGAACAGTTGCATAAAATATTTAAGCTGTGTGGATCCCCAGCCGAAGAGTATTGGAAAAAATCAAAGTTGCCTCATGCAACCATATTTAAGCCCCAGCAGCCATACAAAAGGCGAATAGCAGATACGTTCAAAGATTTCCCGCAGTCAGCAATTCGGCTGATCGAGACACTCCTTTCAATTGATCCTGCTGATCGTTTAACAGCAACTTCTGCTTTAAATAGTGAC TTCTTCACAACGGAACCTCATGCTTGTGATCCATCAAGTCTGCCCCAATACCCACCAAGCAAAGAGAtggatgcaaaaaaaagagatgaaGAAGCTAGACG TTTAAGAGCTGCTGGTGGTAGACCTAATGGTGATGGAGCAAGGAAGACAAGGACACGGGATCGGCCTAGGGCTGTTCCAGCACCGGAGGCAAATGCTGAACTTCAACTAAATATTGAT AAAAGAAGGCTAATAACGCATGCAAATGCGAAGAGCAAGAGCGAAAAGTTCCCTCCACCACATCAAGACGGCGCACTTGGATATCCATTGGGTTGTTCAAATCACATGGAACCTACATTTGAGCCCCCAGATCCGTCTTCATTCAGCACCGTATTTCCTTACGATAAGAGCTCTGTGCCTACGTGGTCAGGACCATTAGTTGAAGCTTCCGGAGGCAACCAGAAGCGGAAACACAAGTCCGGACGCTCGTCAAAACAACCATCGACTGCCCGTGCTCGGTGA